One window from the genome of Pseudanabaena yagii GIHE-NHR1 encodes:
- the bchI gene encoding magnesium chelatase ATPase subunit I — MIATPIKPTVTTRRPVFPFTAVIGQEEMKLALLLNVIDPKIGGVMVMGDRGTGKSTTVRALADLLPEIEVVADDPFSSHPTDGDLQSEEVRQRIANGEKLPVTTKQVIMVDLPLGATEDRVCGTIDIEKALSEGVKAFEVGLLAKANRGILYIDEVNLLDDHLVDVLLDSAASGWNTVEREGISIRHPARFVLVGSGNPEEGELRPQLLDRFGMYAEIKTARDPELRLQIVENRTTFDNNPHAFLAEKAAQQSEKQAQIVRAQQILNEVNIERDLRLKISTVCADLNIDGLRGDIVTTRAAKAYAASEGRKEVEVDDIKAVIGLCLRHRLRKDPLESIDSGYKVLKTFNQVFGIEEE; from the coding sequence TTGATTGCAACTCCCATTAAACCAACTGTAACGACAAGACGACCTGTATTTCCTTTCACCGCTGTGATCGGACAGGAAGAGATGAAGCTCGCCCTGTTGCTCAACGTCATCGATCCTAAAATCGGTGGAGTCATGGTAATGGGCGATCGCGGTACGGGCAAATCCACCACCGTTCGCGCCCTTGCCGACCTCCTACCTGAAATTGAAGTTGTTGCCGATGATCCCTTTAGTAGCCATCCTACCGATGGTGACTTACAAAGCGAAGAAGTCCGCCAACGCATTGCTAATGGTGAAAAACTACCTGTGACTACGAAGCAAGTAATCATGGTGGACTTACCTCTCGGTGCAACAGAAGACCGTGTTTGCGGCACAATTGACATCGAAAAAGCACTATCCGAAGGGGTCAAAGCCTTTGAAGTCGGTCTACTTGCTAAGGCAAATCGTGGCATTCTCTACATTGATGAAGTTAACCTCCTCGACGATCACCTCGTTGATGTATTACTAGACTCTGCCGCCTCTGGTTGGAATACCGTTGAGCGTGAAGGGATTTCGATTCGCCACCCTGCCCGATTTGTGCTAGTTGGTTCAGGCAACCCTGAAGAAGGCGAGTTACGTCCACAGTTACTCGATCGCTTTGGGATGTATGCCGAAATTAAGACCGCCCGCGATCCTGAACTGCGCTTGCAAATTGTAGAAAATCGCACCACCTTTGATAACAATCCCCATGCATTTCTGGCTGAAAAAGCTGCTCAACAATCTGAAAAGCAGGCACAGATTGTGAGAGCACAGCAAATTCTGAATGAGGTCAATATTGAGCGGGATCTCCGTTTAAAAATCTCCACAGTTTGTGCTGACCTAAATATTGATGGTTTGCGTGGTGATATTGTGACCACCCGTGCAGCAAAGGCTTATGCAGCTTCGGAAGGACGAAAAGAAGTAGAAGTAGATGATATCAAAGCGGTAATTGGTCTCTGTCTGCGTCACCGTCTCCGCAAAGATCCTCTGGAATCAATTGATTCAGGCTATAAAGTTCTCAAAACCTTCAACCAAGTATTTGGCATCGAGGAAGAATAA
- the trhO gene encoding oxygen-dependent tRNA uridine(34) hydroxylase TrhO — protein MSRIKQINRLQAQVIAAKEKAQDNKQANIELCVVAAFYHFTDLPDYEAMRAPLKEFCDAHQLKGTILLAKEGINSTIAGSREAIDALLAHLRSDPRLQNLEHKESYCQGIPFQRMKVRLKKEIVTLGVPDIDPRYRVGKYVDPKDWNELLADPDVIVVDTRNSYEVEFGTFKGAINPNIETFGEFPHYVQEQLSPEKHQKVAMFCTGGIRCEKASSYMLSQGFSEVYHLKGGILKYLEEVPPEESIWEGECFVFDDRVSINSI, from the coding sequence ATGAGTAGGATTAAGCAAATCAATCGTCTGCAAGCACAGGTTATAGCAGCAAAGGAAAAGGCTCAAGACAATAAACAAGCAAATATTGAGCTTTGTGTAGTTGCAGCGTTTTACCATTTTACTGACTTGCCTGACTATGAAGCGATGCGCGCTCCTCTCAAGGAATTTTGTGATGCTCACCAACTCAAGGGTACGATCCTCCTCGCCAAAGAAGGCATCAATTCGACGATCGCAGGTAGTCGCGAAGCGATCGATGCTTTACTAGCCCATTTGCGTAGCGATCCCCGCCTTCAGAATTTAGAACATAAGGAATCCTATTGCCAAGGAATTCCATTTCAAAGGATGAAAGTAAGACTCAAAAAGGAAATTGTGACCTTAGGAGTCCCTGATATCGATCCTCGCTATCGAGTTGGTAAATATGTTGATCCTAAGGATTGGAATGAGTTACTTGCTGATCCTGATGTGATTGTCGTTGATACACGCAATAGCTATGAGGTCGAGTTTGGAACCTTTAAAGGAGCAATTAATCCCAATATCGAAACCTTTGGTGAATTCCCTCACTATGTCCAAGAGCAGTTAAGTCCTGAGAAACATCAGAAAGTTGCCATGTTCTGCACGGGTGGAATTCGTTGCGAGAAAGCTAGTTCCTATATGCTGTCTCAGGGTTTTTCTGAGGTTTATCATCTAAAGGGAGGAATTCTCAAATATTTAGAGGAGGTTCCACCAGAAGAAAGCATTTGGGAAGGTGAGTGCTTTGTCTTTGACGATCGCGTGAGTATAAATTCTATTTAG
- a CDS encoding DUF938 domain-containing protein, with translation MQDARQYAPATLRNREAILEVLLKNLPTTGNILEIASGTGEHSVYFAPHLHPRQWIASDPNPIAISSIIAWQQHEPSPNLVEPLNIDVTAADWSDRYQLKSQDIQAIVNINMLHIAPWKACLGLMAGANRILPEGGILYLYGAYKQNGKHISLSNADFDASLRYQNPEWGVRDLEAVIEVAAAENLVLQKVQSMPANNLSVFFQKISK, from the coding sequence ATGCAAGATGCTAGACAATATGCTCCAGCTACTCTAAGAAATCGTGAAGCAATCTTAGAAGTCCTACTCAAAAACTTGCCCACCACAGGCAATATTCTAGAAATTGCGAGTGGTACTGGCGAACATTCTGTCTACTTTGCGCCACACCTCCATCCTCGCCAATGGATTGCATCTGATCCTAATCCGATCGCAATTTCTAGTATCATCGCTTGGCAGCAACACGAGCCATCGCCAAATTTAGTTGAGCCGTTAAATATTGATGTAACTGCGGCGGATTGGAGCGATCGCTATCAATTAAAAAGTCAAGATATTCAGGCGATCGTCAATATCAATATGCTCCATATTGCGCCTTGGAAAGCTTGCCTAGGATTAATGGCTGGAGCAAATAGGATTTTGCCAGAAGGTGGCATTCTGTATCTTTACGGTGCTTATAAACAAAATGGTAAACATATATCCCTAAGCAATGCTGACTTTGATGCTAGTTTGCGCTATCAAAACCCAGAGTGGGGCGTTCGCGATCTCGAAGCAGTCATAGAGGTTGCCGCCGCCGAAAACCTCGTACTCCAAAAAGTACAATCAATGCCAGCCAATAACCTTTCTGTATTTTTTCAGAAAATTAGCAAGTAA
- a CDS encoding serine/threonine-protein kinase, translating into MPPILVNIPLVLAQMTMLGKTLTGRYKIVKQLGGGGFSQTFIAEDGYLPDRPSCVIKQLKPASSQIEVLEISRELFDKEAKVLYRLGKHECIPSLLAHFEEDEEFFLAQELIEGEVLTQEIKKGVCLGEQYTIDFLTDILTTLDFVHRQQVIHRDIKPSNLIRRISDRRIVLIDFGAVKEVSTQPISQLGHTSSLVIGSPGYMPNEQYSGKTMFASDIYAIGIIAVQALTGLLPNQIPEDPMTSEFRWRDRAKVTPTLADVIDKMVRFDFRQRYQSANEVLAALQPLLTKSLAQTIFSAVTPSLLDDLSLSPDNSDLQNPNLNNITKSPLDLLIDDISDDLEMSEDPVRAKKLVCLVCTGILENDAQRLDNFSFVELLQDLYQQYPTIESLKENLVKAVKTISVPKQRQYLIVAKTVFNIVSQLYKPSTTEAPSSSSEPVSSSAQVMSQPISYQVSNLVINAGSAQIVAPIEHSPNSQSVLEEKLPNGDLHPDLPSAESQLGFTQDEISLLNSYPSEDNDIYAWVAHDIDTDAQQMRLKKLLFYTYQDVWESDLRQLNSIDWIGLLKELVTFMPTFPQLRALIQEAVQRVSKPAEYTVIGNMLLAKLEPLYPDSAYPNIAEVVAPPVYQNNGFIEPIASYEQSKVPFDPQIVHDLFDLRLELMRFTNSMRTKILLFSTLYYPFDPDHDNWQDLRTHELDGLLRQLFYAYPSFDKVEHTLWQVARSLNESSAYEQSANYILQVIKTLYEQLVAKSMQHPAEGGLQPSQDTDFTQPSAIFHQGDEDDTCQFA; encoded by the coding sequence TTGCCGCCCATCCTAGTAAATATCCCGTTGGTACTGGCTCAAATGACTATGCTCGGTAAAACCCTGACTGGGCGCTATAAGATCGTCAAACAACTTGGTGGCGGCGGCTTTAGCCAAACATTTATTGCTGAAGATGGATATTTGCCTGATCGACCTTCTTGTGTGATCAAGCAACTCAAACCTGCATCATCACAAATAGAAGTATTAGAAATTTCGCGTGAACTCTTTGACAAAGAAGCTAAGGTACTTTATCGACTTGGTAAGCATGAGTGCATTCCCAGCCTACTCGCTCACTTTGAAGAGGATGAAGAGTTTTTTCTAGCACAGGAATTGATCGAAGGCGAGGTTTTGACTCAAGAAATTAAAAAGGGGGTTTGTTTAGGAGAGCAGTACACAATTGATTTTTTGACAGATATTTTAACGACTTTAGACTTTGTGCATCGGCAACAGGTCATTCATCGGGATATTAAGCCGAGTAATTTAATTCGTCGCATCAGCGATCGCCGAATTGTTTTAATCGATTTTGGTGCTGTTAAAGAAGTCAGTACCCAACCCATTAGTCAACTAGGGCATACTTCGAGTCTAGTGATTGGTTCCCCCGGCTATATGCCCAATGAGCAATATAGTGGCAAAACCATGTTTGCTAGTGATATCTATGCGATCGGTATTATTGCGGTACAAGCCTTAACAGGACTATTGCCCAATCAAATTCCTGAAGATCCAATGACCAGTGAGTTTCGTTGGCGCGATCGCGCAAAAGTAACACCGACCTTAGCAGATGTCATCGACAAGATGGTGCGGTTTGATTTCCGTCAGCGCTATCAATCCGCCAATGAAGTATTAGCTGCCCTCCAGCCATTATTAACCAAGTCTCTCGCTCAAACTATCTTTAGCGCAGTTACCCCATCATTGCTTGATGATTTATCTTTAAGTCCTGACAATTCTGATCTTCAAAATCCCAACCTCAATAACATTACTAAGAGTCCTCTCGACCTTCTCATTGATGACATTTCCGATGATCTGGAAATGAGTGAAGATCCAGTTAGAGCAAAGAAATTAGTATGCCTAGTATGTACTGGTATCTTAGAGAATGATGCCCAGCGTTTAGATAACTTCAGTTTTGTAGAACTACTTCAAGATTTATATCAGCAATATCCAACGATAGAATCACTAAAAGAGAACTTGGTCAAAGCGGTGAAGACAATCTCCGTACCCAAGCAACGCCAGTATCTCATCGTTGCCAAAACAGTCTTTAATATAGTTTCTCAACTCTATAAGCCATCAACAACCGAAGCTCCTTCCAGTAGTTCTGAGCCAGTCAGTTCTAGTGCTCAGGTAATGAGCCAACCAATTTCCTATCAAGTGAGTAACTTAGTCATTAATGCTGGCTCCGCGCAGATAGTTGCACCAATTGAGCATTCTCCAAACAGTCAAAGTGTTTTAGAAGAGAAATTACCCAATGGAGATCTTCATCCAGATTTGCCGTCAGCAGAGAGTCAATTGGGATTCACTCAAGATGAGATATCGCTCCTTAACTCCTACCCTAGTGAAGATAATGATATTTACGCATGGGTTGCCCATGATATTGATACAGATGCTCAACAAATGCGCTTAAAAAAGCTTCTATTCTATACCTATCAAGATGTATGGGAAAGCGATCTCCGTCAATTAAATAGCATTGATTGGATAGGTTTGCTAAAGGAATTAGTCACCTTTATGCCCACTTTTCCACAATTAAGAGCCTTGATTCAGGAAGCAGTGCAAAGAGTTTCTAAACCTGCGGAATATACAGTAATTGGCAATATGTTACTTGCAAAGTTGGAACCTCTTTATCCTGATAGCGCTTACCCAAATATTGCGGAAGTAGTTGCGCCACCTGTTTATCAAAACAATGGCTTTATAGAGCCTATCGCAAGTTATGAGCAATCGAAAGTTCCATTTGATCCTCAAATCGTCCATGATCTCTTTGATTTACGTTTAGAGTTAATGCGGTTCACCAACTCTATGCGAACCAAAATCTTACTATTTTCTACTCTTTATTATCCCTTCGATCCCGATCACGACAATTGGCAGGATTTGCGTACCCATGAGTTAGACGGGCTACTCCGACAGCTATTTTATGCCTATCCCTCCTTTGACAAAGTAGAACATACGCTCTGGCAAGTAGCGCGATCGCTTAATGAATCAAGTGCCTATGAGCAGTCTGCCAACTACATTCTCCAAGTGATCAAGACTCTCTATGAGCAACTTGTAGCCAAATCAATGCAGCATCCTGCCGAAGGCGGCTTACAGCCATCACAGGATACTGATTTCACGCAGCCAAGTGCCATTTTCCATCAAGGTGATGAGGACGATACTTGTCAATTTGCATAG
- a CDS encoding MerR family transcriptional regulator translates to MLKIGDFSKLSQVSIKALRLYDEMGLLKPISVDHFTGYRFYSVSQLPRLHRILAFKDLGFSLEQILQLLNEEISIEQMRGMLRIKQADLQQLIEEEQARLIRVAARLRQIEQENVMSDYEVIIKKSEPITVASIREILPNYFAITQLFQELYQFLGQQGITKFGYDAAIWHDLGYKESDVDAEAVLAVPSGTKGNDRIKVYELQGYEAIACVVHHGSYQDFPKAYEHLLTWIENNGYRCIGANREFYIQGGSEFDNESYITEIQFPVERV, encoded by the coding sequence ATGCTCAAGATTGGAGATTTTTCTAAGCTCAGTCAGGTGTCTATTAAGGCGCTACGCCTCTACGACGAAATGGGATTGCTTAAGCCAATCTCAGTCGATCATTTTACGGGTTATCGCTTTTACTCAGTCAGTCAATTACCTAGATTGCATCGCATTCTTGCCTTCAAAGATTTGGGATTCTCTTTAGAGCAAATTTTGCAATTGCTAAATGAAGAGATTTCTATCGAACAGATGCGCGGTATGTTGCGGATCAAGCAAGCTGATTTGCAGCAACTAATTGAAGAAGAACAAGCAAGACTGATTAGAGTAGCCGCCCGACTTAGACAAATTGAACAGGAGAATGTTATGTCTGATTACGAAGTCATCATTAAAAAAAGTGAACCAATTACTGTTGCTTCAATTCGCGAGATTTTGCCCAATTATTTTGCGATCACACAACTGTTTCAAGAGTTGTATCAATTTCTCGGTCAGCAAGGCATTACTAAGTTTGGCTATGATGCTGCCATCTGGCATGACCTTGGTTACAAGGAAAGTGATGTGGATGCTGAGGCTGTCTTAGCTGTGCCATCAGGTACTAAAGGTAATGACCGTATTAAGGTCTATGAATTGCAAGGCTATGAGGCGATCGCCTGTGTAGTTCATCATGGCAGTTATCAAGATTTTCCAAAGGCTTATGAGCATTTGTTAACTTGGATTGAGAACAATGGCTATCGCTGCATCGGTGCAAACCGTGAGTTCTATATTCAAGGTGGTTCTGAATTTGATAACGAATCATATATTACAGAGATTCAGTTCCCTGTAGAAAGGGTCTAA
- a CDS encoding pentapeptide repeat-containing protein: MEAALTPQDILRRYAKGDRDFSGINLNGIKLSGANLSRTDWLDVNLSKAYLNSTVLTFACLTRANLRGAVMMGAHLCGANLNQASLSNVNLSNADLHGASLQGATLFGANLSLANLMDANLIEADMRTANLNGANLVGACLRGANLRQERAIGDQHDIAPSQKKRSIASLHGANLSGADLRGANLSGADLHKADLRGANLQEATLNGANLSEAKLNNANMQGIFLSEANLSNATLSGAVLSNAKLERAILIDADLNGVNLRSAVMADVKASRVQMQGTDLTDTKFSRADLSRADLRGAIMVRANLIEAYLARTNLANANLTDAILNRAELSSANLVGAILIGATLPDGKIHK; encoded by the coding sequence ATGGAAGCAGCACTTACCCCTCAAGATATTTTGCGCCGTTACGCTAAAGGCGATCGCGATTTTAGTGGCATTAACCTCAATGGCATCAAACTCAGTGGTGCAAACCTAAGCCGTACCGATTGGCTAGATGTCAATTTATCAAAAGCCTATCTCAATAGTACCGTTTTAACCTTTGCCTGTCTCACCCGTGCTAATTTACGCGGAGCCGTGATGATGGGCGCACATTTGTGCGGAGCAAATCTCAACCAAGCGAGCCTCAGTAATGTCAATCTATCCAATGCAGATTTACATGGTGCAAGCCTCCAAGGTGCAACTCTATTTGGAGCTAATCTCAGTTTGGCAAACCTGATGGATGCGAACTTAATTGAAGCAGATATGCGAACGGCAAATTTAAATGGAGCGAACCTAGTCGGAGCCTGTCTAAGAGGAGCAAACCTAAGACAAGAAAGGGCTATTGGCGATCAGCATGATATTGCTCCTAGTCAAAAAAAGCGGAGCATTGCCAGTCTGCATGGTGCTAACCTATCTGGTGCTGATCTGCGGGGAGCCAATCTATCTGGCGCAGATTTACATAAAGCTGACCTGCGGGGAGCCAATCTCCAAGAAGCAACTCTCAATGGCGCTAATCTCAGTGAGGCAAAACTAAATAATGCCAATATGCAGGGCATATTTTTGAGCGAGGCAAATCTCAGTAATGCCACATTGTCAGGTGCGGTTTTAAGTAATGCAAAGTTAGAACGTGCCATCCTGATCGATGCCGATCTCAATGGTGTGAACTTACGAAGTGCGGTCATGGCAGATGTTAAGGCAAGTCGAGTCCAGATGCAGGGCACAGATCTGACTGATACAAAGTTTTCCCGTGCCGATCTGAGTCGTGCTGATTTGCGAGGAGCGATTATGGTACGGGCAAATCTCATTGAGGCTTATTTAGCAAGAACAAATCTAGCAAATGCGAATTTAACGGATGCCATTCTCAACCGTGCTGAACTCAGCAGTGCCAATCTTGTCGGTGCAATTCTCATTGGCGCAACGCTACCTGATGGGAAAATTCATAAATAA
- the pyk gene encoding pyruvate kinase gives MAIPQHLTKIVATIGPASRSPNVFRRMVEAGVTVARLNFSHGSYADHAKTITMIREVSEEMDVPITILQDLQGPKIRVGELPPTGIKLIEGNSITLIPIDPNQTSDRHYADAITIDYPYVAEEATIGTQILLADGIFELKVTGLEGNAVYCEVIKGGILTSHKGVNFPSLNLRLPSMTEKDQQDLAFGLAQGVDWISLSFVRQAADVKRLKSLIAEHGKTDISIIAKIEKPQAIANLEEIIAVVDGIMVARGDLGVEMPPERVPMIQKHIIRRCNEVGIPVITATQMLESMIQNPRPTRAEASDVANAIMDGTDAVMLSGESAVGDYPVQAVEMMTRIASEVEKDASFINYPASRTDEVHAISEALHAISDVIDFRCIVAFTATGYTAILASKERLKLPIIALTPSINVYHRLNLVWGVKPLLLEQEVNSFEMVIQQVESYLIGRNLASQGDRVLIVGGIPMGVQGGTNFLKIHILS, from the coding sequence ATGGCAATTCCTCAGCATTTAACCAAGATTGTTGCCACAATTGGACCAGCAAGCCGATCCCCTAACGTATTTCGCAGAATGGTAGAAGCAGGGGTCACCGTTGCGAGATTGAATTTCTCCCATGGCAGCTATGCAGACCATGCCAAGACTATTACAATGATTCGAGAAGTATCGGAAGAAATGGATGTTCCGATCACAATTTTACAAGATTTACAGGGTCCCAAAATTCGCGTTGGTGAGCTACCTCCAACTGGGATCAAGCTGATTGAAGGCAATTCGATTACACTCATTCCCATAGATCCAAACCAGACAAGCGATCGCCATTATGCAGATGCCATCACAATTGATTATCCATACGTTGCTGAAGAAGCGACGATTGGCACTCAAATCCTCTTAGCTGATGGCATTTTTGAACTCAAGGTCACTGGGCTTGAAGGTAATGCTGTGTATTGCGAAGTCATTAAAGGCGGTATCCTCACGAGTCATAAAGGCGTAAACTTTCCCAGTTTAAATTTACGGTTGCCTTCCATGACCGAAAAAGATCAACAGGATCTCGCATTTGGGCTAGCACAGGGTGTGGATTGGATTTCGTTAAGCTTTGTCCGCCAAGCCGCAGATGTCAAGCGACTTAAATCCTTAATTGCAGAACATGGAAAGACAGATATATCGATTATTGCCAAAATCGAAAAACCACAGGCGATCGCTAATCTTGAAGAAATCATCGCTGTAGTCGATGGCATCATGGTGGCAAGGGGGGATTTAGGCGTAGAAATGCCTCCCGAGCGAGTACCCATGATTCAGAAACATATCATTCGTCGTTGCAATGAAGTTGGTATTCCTGTGATTACGGCAACACAGATGCTAGAAAGCATGATCCAAAATCCACGTCCAACTAGAGCCGAGGCAAGTGATGTCGCCAATGCAATTATGGATGGTACAGATGCCGTCATGCTCTCAGGTGAATCGGCAGTAGGAGACTATCCTGTGCAAGCTGTAGAGATGATGACGCGGATTGCCTCTGAAGTGGAAAAGGATGCCTCATTTATCAATTATCCTGCCTCTAGAACCGATGAAGTCCATGCCATTAGTGAAGCACTCCATGCCATTTCTGATGTCATCGACTTTCGTTGCATTGTTGCCTTTACCGCAACTGGCTATACTGCGATTCTGGCATCAAAGGAGCGACTCAAACTCCCTATTATTGCGCTCACTCCCAGTATTAATGTGTACCACCGTCTTAATTTAGTCTGGGGAGTTAAGCCTCTGTTGTTAGAACAAGAGGTAAATTCCTTTGAGATGGTAATCCAACAGGTAGAGTCCTATTTAATTGGACGCAATTTAGCATCCCAAGGCGATCGCGTTTTGATTGTGGGAGGCATTCCTATGGGTGTGCAAGGCGGCACAAACTTCCTGAAGATTCATATCCTGTCATGA